One segment of Coffea arabica cultivar ET-39 chromosome 7c, Coffea Arabica ET-39 HiFi, whole genome shotgun sequence DNA contains the following:
- the LOC140010530 gene encoding F-box/kelch-repeat protein At3g23880-like — MKEPLQLPTIDTCAASLSVISGFGFDASSDDYKVVVLVMNAKYSRYGTLVYSSKAGAWRRIADLPGDTSYLSSGPGVLVEGKLHFLAKETARGAYIVSLDLATEMYRELEAPNPN, encoded by the exons ATGAAGGAGCCCTTACAACTACCAACGATAGACACCTGTGCAG CTTCCTTATCTGTGATCTCGGGCTTCGGGTTTGATGCTTCTAGTGACGATTATAAAGTAGTGGTACTGGTAATGAATGCCAAATACTCGAGGTATGGGACTCTAGTTTACAGCTCCAAAGCTGGAGCTTGGAGAAGGATTGCTGATTTGCCTGGCGATACATCATATCTGTCTTCTGGACCTGGTGTGCTGGTCGAGGGGAAGCTCCATTTCCTGGCCAAGGAAACAGCGCGTGGAGCATATATTGTTTCTCTTGATTTAGCCACGGAGATGTACAGAGAGTTGGAAGCACCGAATCCTAATTAA